A region of Gemmatimonadaceae bacterium DNA encodes the following proteins:
- the pyrE gene encoding orotate phosphoribosyltransferase codes for MLAQRSTKRGDFLLSSGQRSNLYVDARLTTMSPDGLQLIGQLGLAAVQEHFYAATAIGGLTLGADPVSYAIALTSAATGNPLRAFTVRKEAKAHGAGRQIEGPVNPGDQVVVIEDVITTGGSALRAIQVLNANGLHALGVLAVVDREEGGRNAIEALGIPVVALATASELLRLLPTP; via the coding sequence ATGCTGGCACAGCGTAGCACCAAGCGAGGGGACTTTCTCCTGTCGTCAGGTCAGCGCTCAAATCTCTACGTCGACGCTCGGCTGACAACGATGAGTCCGGATGGGCTGCAGCTCATTGGACAGCTCGGGCTCGCCGCCGTGCAGGAGCACTTTTATGCCGCCACAGCCATCGGTGGACTCACGCTTGGGGCGGATCCTGTCTCGTACGCCATTGCCTTGACCAGCGCAGCCACGGGCAATCCCCTGCGAGCTTTTACCGTGCGGAAAGAGGCGAAGGCCCATGGTGCCGGGCGCCAGATCGAGGGTCCTGTGAATCCTGGCGATCAGGTCGTCGTCATCGAGGACGTTATCACCACCGGAGGCTCAGCGTTACGCGCCATCCAGGTGCTGAATGCCAATGGCTTGCACGCCCTTGGTGTCTTGGCTGTGGTAGATCGCGAAGAGGGTGGCCGAAACGCTATCGAGGCTCTGGGGATCCCTGTGGTTGCCTTGGCGACGGCGTCAGAGCTCCTGCGTCTACTTCCAACGCCGTAA
- a CDS encoding helix-turn-helix domain-containing protein, with protein sequence MLTRDEQLRLDAAGTGLFQVTHRECVEDVLRDLRQLRARAVVVSTAFCQYTEDMTRVARVVREFPQVPTVALISQLDRGTARAVLTLGQCGIRTLIDVREPSGWRELRNLLLSEHSSELRQLAVAHVAADLISAPAGARRFFEVLFAVAPRTGTIRELASGLQVLPSTLMSRFFRAQLPPPKRILAYARLIFAARLFENPGLSMSTVAIRLDYSSSQSFGRHIRTTLGLTGRQFRDHYDGRGMLQRFRDDLIARYRQQWLTFDPMATGRGAWRTSSLSTTTGRGLTALEVDAGALTPSPRQPQGSPEPR encoded by the coding sequence ATGCTTACCCGTGATGAGCAACTGCGCCTCGATGCTGCTGGCACAGGTCTCTTCCAGGTCACACACAGGGAATGTGTGGAAGATGTCTTGCGCGATTTGCGCCAGCTCCGAGCACGTGCTGTCGTAGTATCGACGGCGTTCTGTCAATACACCGAAGACATGACCCGGGTTGCCCGGGTTGTTCGCGAGTTTCCCCAGGTACCTACGGTTGCTCTGATTTCGCAGCTGGATCGTGGAACAGCTCGTGCCGTTCTCACGCTTGGGCAGTGCGGAATACGTACCTTAATCGATGTGCGGGAACCATCTGGCTGGCGGGAGCTGCGAAACCTGTTGCTGAGTGAACACTCAAGTGAGCTTCGCCAGCTCGCCGTTGCGCATGTCGCGGCTGATCTGATATCAGCACCCGCCGGTGCTCGTCGTTTCTTCGAAGTCCTTTTTGCCGTAGCCCCAAGAACGGGAACAATTCGTGAGTTGGCGAGTGGACTTCAGGTACTACCAAGCACACTGATGAGCCGCTTCTTTCGGGCACAGCTTCCGCCACCGAAGCGGATTCTTGCGTATGCTCGTCTGATCTTTGCAGCTCGGCTCTTCGAGAACCCCGGGCTATCCATGTCGACCGTAGCCATTCGTCTTGACTACTCCTCGTCACAGAGCTTCGGCCGGCATATTCGCACGACGCTTGGACTGACAGGCCGGCAGTTTCGAGACCACTACGATGGCCGCGGCATGCTTCAGCGATTCCGGGACGATCTTATTGCCCGCTACCGCCAGCAGTGGCTCACGTTTGACCCAATGGCAACAGGTCGAGGCGCGTGGCGAACGTCTTCCCTTTCGACCACCACGGGTCGGGGACTTACGGCGTTGGAAGTAGACGCAGGAGCTCTGACGCCGTCGCCAAGGCAACCACAGGGATCCCCAGAGCCTCGATAG